In Rattus rattus isolate New Zealand chromosome 3, Rrattus_CSIRO_v1, whole genome shotgun sequence, one genomic interval encodes:
- the LOC116896516 gene encoding histone H2B type 2-F has protein sequence MPDPAKSAPAPKKGSKKAVTKVQKKDGKKRKRSRKESYSVYVYKVLKQVHPDTGISSKAMGIMNSFVNDIFERIAGEASRLAHYNKRSTITSREIQTAVRLLLPGELAKHAVSEGTKAVTKYTSSK, from the coding sequence ATGCCGGATCCAGCCAAGTCTGCTCCTGCTCCAAAGAAGGGCTCGAAGAAAGCTGTCACGAAAGTCCAGAAGAAAGATGGCAAGAAGCGCAAGCGCAGCCGTAAGGAGAGCTACTCTGTCTACGTGTACAAGGTGCTGAAGCAAGTGCACCCGGACACCGGCATCTCATCTAAGGCCATGGGTATCATGAATTCTTTCGTGAACGACATCTTCGAGCGCATCGCAGGTGAGGCCTCCCGTCTGGCGCATTACAACAAGCGCTCGACCATCACTTCCCGGGAGATACAGACGGCTGTGCGTCTGCTGCTGCCCGGGGAGTTGGCTAAACATGCTGTGTCGGAAGGCACCAAGGCTGTGACCAAGTACACCAGCTCCAAGTGA
- the LOC116895793 gene encoding histone H3-like centromeric protein CSE4, producing MARTKQTARKSTGGKAPRKQLATKAARKSAPATGGVKKPHRYRPGTVALREIRRYQKSTELLIRKLPFQRLVREIAQDFKTDLRFQSSAVMALQEASEAYLVGLFEDTNLCAIHAKRVTIMPKDIQLARRIRGERDRILSNQTANPETLVFWPNQDEDKSISKATRRLQAEVAKNMARTKQTARKSTGGKAPRKQLATKAARKSAPATGGVKKPHRYRPGTVALREIRRYQKSTELLIRKLPFQRLVREIAQDFKTDLRFQSSAVMALQEASEAYLVGLFEDTNLCAIHAKRVTIMPKDIQLARRIRGERA from the exons ATGGCCCGTACGAAGCAGACCGCCCGCAAGTCCACCGGCGGCAAGGCCCCGCGCAAGCAGCTGGCCACCAAGGCCGCCCGCAAGAGCGCCCCGGCCACGGGCGGCGTGAAGAAGCCGCACCGCTACCGGCCGGGCACCGTGGCGCTGCGGGAGATCCGGCGCTACCAGAAGTCGACGGAGCTGCTGATCCGCAAGCTGCCGTTCCAGCGCCTGGTGCGCGAGATCGCGCAGGACTTCAAGACGGACCTGCGCTTCCAGAGCTCGGCCGTCATGGCGCTGCAGGAGGCGAGCGAGGCCTACCTGGTGGGTCTTTTCGAGGACACCAACCTGTGCGCCATCCACGCCAAGCGCGTCACCATCATGCCCAAGGACATCCAGCTGGCCCGTCGCATCCGCGGGGAGCGC GATCGTATTCTATCCAATCAGACTGCAAATCCAGAAACTCTTGTTTTCTGGCCCAATCAAGACGAAGATAAGTCTATAAGTAAGGCCACTAGGCGGCTGCAAGCAGAAGTCGCAAAAAACATGGCCCGTACGAAGCAGACCGCCCGCAAGTCCACCGGCGGCAAGGCCCCGCGCAAGCAGCTGGCCACCAAGGCCGCCCGCAAGAGCGCCCCGGCCACGGGCGGCGTGAAGAAGCCGCACCGCTACCGGCCCGGCACCGTGGCGCTGCGGGAGATCCGGCGCTACCAGAAGTCGACCGAGCTGCTGATCCGCAAGCTGCCGTTCCAGCGCCTGGTGCGCGAGATCGCGCAGGACTTCAAGACGGACCTGCGCTTCCAGAGCTCGGCGGTCATGGCGCTGCAGGAGGCGAGCGAGGCCTACCTGGTGGGTCTTTTCGAGGACACCAACCTGTGCGCCATCCACGCCAAGCGCGTCACCATCATGCCCAAGGACATCCAGTTGGCCCGTCGCATCCGCGGGGAGCGCGCCTAA
- the LOC116896518 gene encoding histone H4, whose translation MSGRGKGGKGLGKGGAKRHRKVLRDNIQGITKPAIRRLARRGGVKRISGLIYEETRGVLKVFLENVIRDAVTYTEHAKRKTVTAMDVVYALKRQGRTLYGFGG comes from the coding sequence ATGTCTGGCAGAGGAAAGGGTGGTAAGGGCTTGGGCAAGGGTGGCGCCAAGCGTCACCGCAAGGTCCTGCGGGATAACATCCAGGGGATCACCAAGCCCGCCATCCGCCGCCTAGCTCGGCGTGGCGGTGTCAAGCGCATCTCCGGCCTCATCTATGAGGAGACCCGTGGCGTACTGAAGGTGTTCCTGGAGAACGTGATCCGCGACGCAGTCACCTACACTGAGCACGCCAAGCGCAAGACCGTCACCGCCATGGATGTGGTGTACGCTCTCAAGCGCCAGGGCCGAACCCTGTACGGCTTCGGAGGCTAG
- the LOC116896513 gene encoding histone H2A type 2-A, which translates to MSGRGKQGGKARAKAKSRSSRAGLQFPVGRVHRLLRKGNYAERVGAGAPVYMAAVLEYLTAEILELAGNAARDNKKTRIIPRHLQLAIRNDEELNKLLGKVTIAQGGVLPNIQAVLLPKKTESHHKAKGK; encoded by the coding sequence ATGTCCGGCCGTGGCAAGCAAGGAGGCAAGGCCCGCGCCAAGGCCAAGTCGCGGTCGTCCCGCGCCGGGCTGCAGTTCCCAGTGGGTCGCGTGCACCGGCTGCTGCGCAAGGGCAACTACGCGGAGCGCGTGGGCGCCGGCGCGCCGGTGTACATGGCGGCGGTGCTGGAGTACCTGACCGCCGAGATCCTGGAGCTGGCGGGCAACGCGGCCCGCGACAACAAGAAGACCCGCATCATCCCGCGCCACCTGCAGCTGGCCATCCGCAACGACGAGGAACTCAACAAGCTGCTGGGCAAAGTGACGATTGCACAGGGCGGCGTCCTGCCCAACATCCAGGCCgtgctgctgcccaagaagacGGAGAGCCACCATAAGGCGAAGGGCAAGTGA